The nucleotide window NNNNNNNNNNNNNNNNNNNNNNNNNNNNNNNNNNNNNNNNNNNNNNNNNNNNNNNNNNNNNNNNNNNNNNNNNNNNNNNNNNNNNNNNNNNNNNNNNNNNNNNNNNNNNNNNNNNNNNNNNNNNNNNNNNNNNNNNNNNNNNNNNNNNNNNNNNNNNNNNNNNNNNNNNNNNNNNNNNNNNNNNNNNNNNNNNNNNNNNNNNNNNNNNNNNNNNNNNNNNNNNNNNNNNNNNNNNNNNNNNNNNNNNNNNNNNNNNNNNNNNNNNNNNNNNNNNNNNNNNNNNNNNNNNNNNNNNNNNNNNNNNNNNNNNNNNNNNNNNNNNNNNNNNNNNNNNNNNNNNNNNNNNNNNNNNNNNNNNNNNNNNNNNNNNNNNNNNNNNNNNNNNNNNNNNNNNNNNNNNNNNNNNNNNNNNNNNNNNNNNNNNNNNNNNNNNNNNNNNNNNNNNNNNNNNNNNNNNNNNNNNNNNNNNNNNNNNNNNNNNNNNNNNNNNNNNNNNNNNNNNNNNNNNNNNNNNNNNNNNNNNNNNNNNNNNNNNNNNNNNNNNNNNNNNNNNNNNNNNNNNNNNNNNNNNNNNNNNNNNNNNNNNNNNNNNNNNNNNNNNNNNNNNNNNNNNNNNNNNNNNNNNNNNNNNNNNNNNNNNNNNNNNNNNNNNNNNNNNNNNNNNNNNNNNNNNNNNNNNNNNNNNNNNNNNNNNNNNNNNNNNNNNNNNNNNNNNNNNNNNNNNNNNNNNNNNNNNNNNNNNNNNNNNNNNNNNNNNNNNNNNNNNNNNNNNNNNNNNNNNNNNNNNNNNNNNNNNNNNNNNNNNNNNNNNNNNNNNNNNNNNNNNNNNNNNNNNNNNNNNNNNNNNNNNNNNNNNNNNNNNNNNNNNNNNNNNNNNNNNNNNNNNNNNNNNNNNNNNNNNNNNNNNNNNNNNNNNNNNNNNNNNNNNNNNNNNNNNNNNNNNNNNNNNNNNNNNNNNNNNNNNNNNNNNNNNNNNNNNNNNNNNNNNNNNNNNNNNNNNNNNNNNNNNNNNNNNNNNNNNNNNNNNNNNNNNNNNNNNNNNNNNNNNNNNNNNNNATTCAGTATGCTGCCAATGTCCTGCACTTATGAGGTTGCATCACACATCAGACCATGGCTGGTTCATCCATGACATGAAGTATCAGGGGAAACCACGTAGGGAGAATTCACATTCAGTATGCTGCCAATGTCCTGCACTTATGAGGTTGCATCGCACATCAGACCATGGCTGGTTCATCCATGACATGAAGTATGAGGTTGCAGCCGGCATCGTCTATGAACAACTTTGTTAGGCAGTACCAGAAAATATTGTTCGACCGCCAATCAGAGGAAGATTTTCAAGAGAAGAAGACTCGTGTGGTAAGCCATAGGAAAAACATCATACATAGCATTGTTTTTAACCTTGAACTGCATATGTAGAAATTTTCATATGAAATTGATGGGCCACCGGTGTTTTCAGGGTGGATTTGTTTTTAACCTTGGAGTGCCACTAGAATACCATGCGAGCAAGGTCTATACCGCAGCTATGTATGAGCTGTTTCAACACGCAATTTACTTTTCAGGGTCATATGTGTTACAAGAGGCATGTCGGACAGAGCTAGGTGTGGTGTACGTCGTTAACCACATCTATGCAGAGAGGAGGCAAGCTTGGTCCAGGACACAATATCATGTTCTATTTGATCAGGAATCTGGAGGATATTTATGTGAGTGTGGTCTTTACTCACACATGGGCATGTTGTGTTGCCATGCTATCCGGGTAGGTCAAAATGAGTCATTTTATCATTCATTGTATCTGAGTTAGAGCTTACTTGCGATGCTATAAGATTCTAGTAGCTGGGTTCAAGTTCAGTACACTAAATATCAGAACATAGGAAAGCATGGGctgttacaaaaattgtataaCCTCCTTTAAATTCAGTACACTTACACTCATGTTTTTACTCTGCAAGCATAGATTAAAATGTGATCCATATCTAGTGTGTTTATTTGACCACACATCTATTTTTCTTTCCGTAACAGGTCATGCTAAATCTGGGAGTTAGGGAGATCCATCATGTACACATCATGAAGAGATGGACAAAGAACACTTGTGAGAACCTGCCAGAGCATCTGAAGATATATCAAGCAGGCAATTCTGCACTGAAGGACGCAACTTACCGACACTCCAGCTTGTACAGTAAGGCGCTCGAGATTGTACAGATGGGGGATAAGAACACCGAAGCTTATGGAGCTGCAATGAAGCAGTTACTAGATGCAATAAGTGTTCTAAACGATACCAACCAGGAGAGTGATGGGCTAGGATTACATGATCAGGCAGCGGCTCCAGTCCATGACCAAGATACGCCTATTACACCAGGAGCAAACAACTGTCAGGATCGATGAATGTTGTATCATGCAAGAGGGATCGAGGCAGGCCAACAAATGCAAGAGCAAAGCCAGGTTATGAAAATGTCAGCAAACCAAGAACAAAGTTTTGCTCTATTTGTAGAGGGAGGGGTCATAAAGCATCTAAATGCCCCTCATATGGAGGCGCAACAATGAAGCAAAGGAAAGTCCCAAAATGTACCAAGTGCGGCCtggaaggccataagaggaacaACTGCTCTGGAAGTTTGTTCGGCGTCTTCCAATGAGAATATCATGTTGGAGATAGCACTGCCCACGGAATTTGTGATATGCCTGGCTTGTGCTTTTTTTTTGCTAGCGAAGGTCTCGTTGTGCTGTTGACAAATATGAAAATTCATATTTCCATGGAACAATCAGGTTTTTTTGTGGCCAAGTAGTGAACATGTTTAATTCAAGACATGTAAACTTGGCAATGTTACAGGGATGTGTAAAGTCTGCCATTGTACTGGTGTGAGTACAAAGTGCAACTAAAAATATGAATTGGATGTTCATTTATGACAAAAATTCATATGATTTTTATTCCATCTTTCATATGTTGCTCCCAGAACATGTTTGGAGATACAATATCCTTGATCTGCCACATGAAATGGGTTGAGACTTGAGAAAACTGAAACATATAGAACACGGTGCACCCCAAATAGACACATTTTGCTGAACATAAACATCATTCTTCAGATTACACAAAAGGAATTGGTAGCGGATAGCACAATATTAATTAAATTGTTCACGAATAGCACATCAGCTCGAGCAGGGCAACAACAACTGATAAATACTAAGCTGCAAGCTTGCTAGCTAGAAACAGGaggaacactaacaaaatcacacTAAAAAGCATCCGCTTCTGCTGTCCATTTGCCTTTTCCTTGAGAAGGGCTTCAGTCTGACCCAACTTTTCTTCGAGAGCCTTATTTCGTTCCTTCGTCTTGCGCAATGCATCCCGCAAAGAAATATTAGTGGAGCTTCGTTCCTCAATCCCCATTTCAAGGTCCGCGTTGACTCAATTGAGCCGAGCGTTCTCCCTCCGCAGGTTGTGCACCGTGTCACGCAAATCGACCAAAAGTTGGCGAAGGAATGGTGTAGTAGGGTCATCAAACCACTCAAACCACTTGCAACCTCCGTCCTGGGGAAGAAAGTTTGCCAACTATATGAGGGAGAGATAGATTCAGCAAGAAACAAGAACAAGATAGATGCAAACAAATGCTTACACGAGATTTTTGGCAGTTCAGAAACCTGCGACCAGGGTTAGCGTTGGTCCAAGAGATTCTCCTCGCCCCTTTCTCTTCGCACCAGCAATTCGAAGCTGGCTCATATGCTAGCGCGTGCTCACGGTAAGGAATCGGAGATGGGTTGGGATAGTAGCCAACATCTCCAGCATTGCAGGACGAGCGCGCTCCTgatttttttttcgaaaagggggtcttcccggcctctgcatcagaacgatgcatacggccatcttattaaccaaAAAAAGGCAAAAGTGCCAACAAGGTTCCACAGTCTCTAGCTAAACAAAAAGGAAAAATGGAAATGCAGCTCACACAGAGCTACAGACGGCTAGATATACAAACTAGCCCAAAAAAAatgccacaaccggctggctaaCAATAGATAGGGAAATTAATTgtctatcctattacatgaccgccatccaaaccggttgaagatatcccgagcgACCATCTCCCAACagatagatccagtaaccaaatgctccctggcctccatcggagtgagtagcgaccacgaacggATCAGTGCCGTAGCTCGGAAAATAATCTGCAAAAAATGAATCCGTGatgttctgttaaaaaccaaatcatttctgcaattccagATAGTCCATAACAAAGCGCAAACTCCAACCCGAATATGTCTTGCGAGAACAGGCTCAACCCCGTtaagccatgtcccaaataaAGCATTGACAGAAGTCGGTGGAGTAAGATTAAAAGCGATATGGATCGTCCGCCAAAGAACTCTAGCCAATGGGCAATCAAAGAATAAATGCTTAATcgtctcatcccgatcacagaaactacacctagtaggtcctgtccaaTTGCGTTTAATCAAGTTGTCCTTtgttaaaataacttgtttatggacaaaccacataaacacttttattTTTAAAGGCACCTTGACAGCCCAAACAAACTTGGAAGATGGAATAGCAGTCAAATTAataacatcaatatacattgatttaactgtaAATACTCCAGAACTAGTCAACTTCCAACGCAATATATCGGGTTGGTGAGAAAGTTGAACCTCCATCAGTCTCCTAACTAGATGAAGCCATTCTTCCCAACGATTGCCCGCTAGCGACCGTCgaaactgaatattaagggggataGATTGGAATACCGTTGCCACGAACACCTCACGTCGTTGAGCAATCCGATATAAAGATGGATATTGAATGGCTAAAGGTGATTCAccaagccaagtatcctcccagaaacgGGTACTTGTACCGTTTCCAATAACAAATCTCGTCCTATTGAACATAGATTGTTTGACTTTCATTAGTCCTTTCCAGAAAGGCGAGTCAGTCGGCCTGACTGCAACCTGGGACAATGTTTTAGTTTGGAGGTACTTGTTGCGGAGGATCTGCGCCCACATGGCCTCAGTCCTGGAGGACAGCTTCCACAACCACTTACTAAGAAGACATCTGTTCTTGacttcaagattttcaataccaagacccccttggtctttcggtctacaTATGATGTCCCATTTAGCAAGCCGGTATTTTCTTTTAAGTTCATCACCTTGCCAAAAGAAGCGTGACCGATAGAAGTCCAGTCGTTTCCTAACACCAACTGGGACCTCAAAGAAAGAtaagagaaacataggcatactcgtgagcaccgaattaaTCGATATCAACcggcctccgtatgacatgagcttacCCTTCCAACAACTCAGTTTTTTCTCAAATCGATCCTCGATGCACTTCCATTCTCTGTTTGTTAGCCTACGATGGTGAATCGGGATACCAAGGTAAGAGAGGGGTAAACTCCCCAACTCGCACCCAAACAACTGCCTATAAGACTCCTGGTCGTCTTTggctctaccaaagcagaacaattcgctcttatggaagttaatctttaacccggtcaattgttcaaacagacataacacaagcttcatatttctcgccttggccaaatcatgctccataaagatgattaTATCATCGGCGTACTGAAGGATGGAAACACCTCCCTCCACAAGATGAGGAACCAACCCACCCACTTGACCATTTTCCTTAGCCCGGCCTATCAAAATTGCTAACATATCCACCACAATGTTAAACAGGATAGgggacatcggatctccttgtcttaggcctttatgtgtctggaaataatgacctatgtcgtcattcactttaattcccacactccctttttgcgtaaatgattcgacctgtcggcgccaggcttcatcaaaacctttcatacgcaatgcctgttggaggaatggccacttaaccttatcgtacgctttttcgaaatccaccttaaaaattactccatctaattttttggaatgtatttcatggagcgtttcatgaaggacaaccaccccttcaaggatgttcctatccggcatgaaagcagtttgggattGCTGCACCACAGATtgcgcaatctgtgtgagcctattagttccgaccttggtgaagattttgaaactaacattgaggAGGCAGATCGGCCTGAACTGCTCAATCCTCGAAGCATCCGTTTTCTTCGGAAGCAATGTGATAGTTCCAAAATTCAAGTGAAATAATTGAAGCTGTCCAGAGAATAGATCATGAAACATAGGTAGTaaatcccccttaataatgtGCCAGCACTTTTTATAGAACTCAGCCGGGAACCCATCCGGACCGggagccttattgtttttcatTCGTGCAATAGCATCGAACACCTCCTTTTCTGAGAACGGGGCAACCAGGATATCATTATCAGCAGCAGTCAATTGAGGCACGTCCTCAACCCTGGACTCATCGAGGGACACACAATTGGCCTCCGGCGGTCCAAATAGCTGTCTATAGTATTCGGTAATATAGGTTTTGAGATTATCCTGCCCTACAATAGTACCTTCATCCTGCTCTAGCTGAAAGATCCGCTTCTTTCTGTGTTTACCATTAGCAATGAGGTGGAAAAATTGAGTATTCGCATCCCCTTGGACTACTTTGCGGACCTTGGCACGCAAAGCCCACTTCAATTCTTCTTCGCGGAGAAGTTCTTTCAGCCTCTTCTCCACCTCATTTTTAACTTGGAGCTCGGTGGGCAATAACAACGCGGATTCAGCTTTTACGTCCAATGCCCGTACAAGAGAGAGGAGCCTATCCTTCTCAATCTTATACACCCCACTTAGATGCTTAGCCCAGCCCCGTAAGAAACTTCTCAAATGCCTAATTTTATTCTGCCAGCGCTCGACCGCCGTCCTTCCTCCAACACCCTTAGCCCACTCCCTGGCTATGATGTCTAAGAATCCCTCGCGTTCGAACCAGGCCATCTCAAAAGAGAAGGTGTTTTTGTTTCCTATATGGTTCGGCTCCCCTGAGTCCACGAACAAAGGTGTGTGATCGGAGATTCCCTGCGTGAGAGCTTGCACCGTAACAAGAGGGAACTTCTGTTCCCACTCCACGCTGGCGAGAACCCGATCAAGCTTTTCATATGTCGGGTTTGGCATAGCATTAGCCCAGGTAAACTGTCTACCAGTGAGCTCTATCTCCCTTAGATCTAAGCTTTCAATAATAGTATTGAACATAAACGACCACCTGCCGTCGAAGTTATCATTGTTTTTCTCCTCTCTCCTTCTAATGATATTGAAATCACCCCCGACCAAAATCGGAAGCTGTTCGGACCCACATATCCGAACAAGATCCGCCAGAAACTCCGATTTAAGCTCGGGTTGGGCGGCACCATAGACCGCTACCAAAGCCCAGTTGAACCCATCAACTTTAGACCTAACTCGAAACTTTACCGCGAAGTCACCCATTACTACACTCCGGACTTCAAGGGAATCACATCTCACACCCAGTAAGATGCCCCCCGATCTACCTCGTGGCGGGAGGCAATGCCAATCGAAATCAAGACCACCCACAAGAGAGGAAAGAAACTGCGGCGCAAAATTATCTCGACCGGTTTCCGACAGAGCAACGAAATCTAACCGATGTTCCAGAGAAGCTTTAgcaagaaaccttcttttagccaagtcttccagacctctgctattccaaaagattcctttcataGTTCATCATGGAATTTTTTAGCAGTCCGAATCCTAGCACTCCTACGAACAGCAGAGTCGGGATAAATCTTTCGCTTCCACTTACACCTTGGTTTAGTGTGCTCCGTCACCCTGTCCTCATAACCGGACTGAACGGAACTGATATCTACATCATCTAAGGGCACATCCTCCCCTCCGACTCCTGATTAGAAGGTGCTAGGTCCACACATAGATTATTTAGCACTCTAACCCCTAACGCATCAATTTCCTCATCATTCATGGGCTTGACCGCAGCAAGATGACGAATAGTCTCTAAGCCCGCTCCGCCTCTAAATCTAACATATCATTCACCGAATTGGAGATTTCAATATCATTAGCGCCTAGTGAAACTCCTAATTGGTTTGCATTATTAACAATCTCCTCAGGAGAAAAATGCAATAAAGAATTAGATATGTTAACGGACATACCAGTAGATATCGCAGCATCGtgaagcttggccgccctcataGCGCACCGCTGCTGCATATCGTCCACCTCCGGAAGGTCCAGAACACGAGCACTGGTCCGTCTCCCCGTCGAGACCAGGTCTGGGATACCGCCGAAGGCAACAACCTCCTCTCGAGAATGAGGAAGCTGCGGGCTCCCGTTGCCCTCAGACAAGTGCCCGACGGGTATGGCCAGAGGCGGGACAGCTGGGGCCACCTGCCCACTCCCTCCTCTTGCCCCGCCCACCGGCTCAGAGCGGAGCGTCGAAGTCGCCGAGAAAGCGGTCCTCCTGACCGCAGACGATGAAGGGAAGTCTAGGGCCACCTGCCCCAGCCCCTCCTCCCCCGGCGTCCCGGGGGATGCTGGTGCCACAGCCAGGGCCTGAGGAGGGAGAGCCGAAGCCACTTGCCTCGGGCTCCCGCTCCTATCGCTGGCGGCCCCCGACATGGCCGGTGACACCGGCGTCTGTATAGGTAGGGGAGAGGACAAGGCCACCTGCCTTGACCCCCGTCCCTTAAGGCCCACCTCGGTCATAGATGACAATGCCGGAGCCACCTCAACCGGTACAGCAAGGGAAATAGGAGCGACCTCCAGCTCTACATCCCGAACTGCAGTCCCCGCAAAGTCCAAAGAAGGAAGTGTGTGCTCAAACTCGTCATAAGTCTCTACCCTATCGCTCCACAGCTTGGGAGGCGCAGAAGCAGGCTCAAAGGACCCAAAACGCAGTGTCGTCGTGGGCACCAAAGGCGGAGTCGAGCCAGCTCCGGTCCCTTCCCCAGGCAACTGAGCATCTGGACGAGGTCCGGTCGACCCCTCTCGAGCAGACTCGTCTGGCGCCCCCGTGGCTCCTGCACCACCATCACTCTCGTGCATATCAACATCATCCCCAGCAACCTCGTCAGCGAACATCTCAACGTCCTCAAACTCTATGTCGAGCGGGAATACCTCTCCCCTATATGTCCAGTGAACGACATCAGGCACGAAGTCAACATTCGGAACACTCACCAATATCCGAGCCACTCCATGAGCCCGAGTGAAAGCCATATCCACTCTCTCCGTCTTTCCAACCATGATACCCATACTGGCTACAACTCGAACGTCCTGCAGAGGCTTAGATGGGGCCCCAGAAAACCGCAACCAGATCTGCGTAAGCGGCTTGCCTTTAGGCTCCACCTTCGTCCACTCGTGAAACTCTAGAATACACGTAGTACCTGGAACTCTACACAAGCCAAAACTCAGCAATTTCTGTAAATCCTCCACAGAAGGGAAATCCACCTTAAAGACATTCGCTTCGAGTCTGACCAGCTCCCACTGAAAGTCCCCCGGTGCCAACTCCTGAAGCCTCTGGATAATCTGAGCCTCAGTCACCTCGCCCTGAGTTGCTTTCACAATCCCGGTAGTTAGGCACTGTGTATCCTCGGGAATCTCCCTCGCGGCCGGGGACTCGAAGAACAATAACTCCGCACAGTACAGCCCATACATAGTCAGAGATGGAGCCTGGTCACGCACTAATGGGAAATCTCCCGAATCATGTGCAAGCTTGCCACACGAGTCACACAGCTCTGCGACGCACTCTGCAATAAAATGGCCCTTCTCACCACACCGGTAACACAACATCCTTTCCTTCTTGCGCGCCCACTTGGCCGCCCTCTCGGAGTCAGAGCTGTCTGATGTATCACCTACAACCCCAGGCACCGGAACATCAACCTTGGCCAGTGCCGTTACCACCTCCATAGCCTGAGTAGTAATATCCGTAGACTGAGCAGTATCTGTCTCAACCGCGGTAGCCCCATGGTCAACAGCAACCGGAGGGGGAGGTTGCTGACGAAACCTACCACGGCCCCCGCCCCGACCACCCCGACGTCCATGGAATCCACCTCTCTGGCGGGGATCCGGGCCGGATGCCCCCTTGACAAAGCCACCAGGAGGCCTGAGGAAAAGTCTCTCAGCAGACCCGTCACTCTGCCACGTATAGCCTCGGCCTCCACCGGTAGACGAGGAACCGCGGTACTGTCCGTCTCCATACGCATCAATACCATCATCACCCCACTGACCTCGGGGCGCCTCAAAAGACTCTCGAACTGTCAACTCCTTCCTAGGCTGCGAAGACCCTGACCGATATTGAGCCGGCCTCGCGGCATAGTGCGGCGGCGGAGCAGCCCGAGGCGGAGCACCACCTGGGGCCGGCACCATAGTTCTAGGACCAGACCCGCCACCACGACCCATGGCAGTGGCCACCGGAGGCGACGGCCCCGGAGGTCGCGGCCCTACTGGGGCTCCTCTTCCCGCGGGTAAGCCCGGCGGCCTGGCAGGCGTTGGCCCCGGAGGTCGGGGACCAGCAGGTCCTCCACTGCCCGTAGGCATCATCGGCGGCCGAGCCGCCGCAGGCACGGGCGGCCGTGCCCCTTGGTTGCCGCCAACCCGTCCTGAGGGGGCGGGAGCGCCACGCCCGGCCCCGACTATAGGTCGCCCAGCGCCGCGCTGAGCCCCACGCCAGGGGCCCCTCGACCAGCCCtcccaggcggcggcggcggcacgacAGCCCCGGCCATCCTCGCAGTCGCTTGGGGCTGCGCCGTCGGCGGCCCACCCGCTCCGCGACCGGCCATCGCACGCAGAGGCGGGATCCGGCGAGCACGACCAGGACCGCACGGAGGTAGAACGGGCGTCCCACGCCGACGAACCCTAGGCGAAGGAGCAGATACGCACGCGTAGGAGGAGATTACGTCCGTGCATGCGGCGCTGGATGTTGTGCATGTGTCGCCCGGTATGGCTTGGGCCTCATACCCAGCCATATCCGGCCCACGTTGCAGTGCGTCAGCGCAATTAGAATCCGGCCCACATCGGCCCAGTAGTTCGTTCAAGCGCTCGCGTCGAGCCGCTCGGATCCCGCCCGGCAACCTCGACGGCACCACAGCCGCCACCGGCAGTGATCCGGCTGTCGACCGACGAGCAGCCTTCCTCTTCTTGACCACCGTCCATGAATCCGGATGGATTAAATCGAACAAATTGAGGTTTGGAAGGCGTACCTTAGGCAACGGCCCCTTCCACGGTCTGACCGCCGATGCCGCATTTCTCCGGTGAACGACACGGCATACCAATTCCTTCCTCTCGTCCGGACGAAGCCCAACCCTCGCCGGATCCTCCACCGGCACAACCGTGTCTACGGTAGTGGCCACCTCCTCTTCGTCATACCCTGCATGAAACAGATCACAAACCAGATCCGAAGGCGTAGGCGACGGCGGCGAACCCTCTGAGACGTCGCTATCTCCGTCGGCCTCCTCTTCGTCCGTAGCCAATAGGGCCCAGAAGCGGCCGCCGATGCCCGCCCGAGCAGCCTCGGCGGGAGGACTGGGCGCGGCGGACGCCTCCGCGGTCCCCCGGGGAGTCGCCATCGATGCCTACCTACCACAAATAAGTATATCGCGCGCTCCTGATGATAACGAAGAGGACGCCATCTGAGATACAACAAGCCTGCAGCCCAACCAAAGATTCAGATCAGagatagggttagggttgggGAGGACGAGGGGATCTTGTGGCTACGGCTTCAGGTGGTGGGAGAGGGTGAGGTGGTTTGGTGGTGGGAGGGGGGAGGGGAGACTGGTACTGCTAGATACCACAGTATGAGACGGGTATGTAATGTTCTTTGGCAAAAAAAATGCGGGAGATAATCTATCTTGGCGTGACAACCCCTGGTTAGTGTTCCTCCTGTTTCTAGCTACTGGGCAGCCCAACCAAAGACCGCGCAACGACTGTGACGGTTAGAGCGTCTCTAGTGGCCTGTCTAAATTTGATAGTGTATATTTACATATACAAAATGGTGTAAAAAGATTTTCTTTTAGACAACCTAAGTTTTCCAGCGGATTGTCTATATACATGATGTCTATATTCTCTTTCATATATATTAATAGTATCTTTTAGCATCTATATTTTCTAAAAATCTTACCAGCCGCGAaattattttaggttcaacactagcAACACCCTATATAATTTACGAGAAATAAACAATAGCAACAGGTTCAACCCTGATGAGGCGGCGGTCCAGGCGCAACAGTCTCCGTGTCCAACGCCGGCGCGGCCGCCTCCCTGCCGACGTCCTCCAATTGCTCCGAATTGGTGAATGGCTTAGCTCATGAGCCAACATTTTTGGTTTAGACATTGTGGGTTGGTTGTCTAAATGTGGACGTCGGGTAGTTAGTTTGGACATTGTCTAAATTTTAGACGACGCAATAGACAAGCCATTGAAAACGTTTTTTACCATTTGCACAAGCCACTAGAGATGCTCTTAGGTCGTGATTTTTGAGATGATGGCGCCCAGATGATTGCTTGTGTGTGATATATATAGCGGAGGTACGACAGTTCCGGGCGCAGGTGCGTTGGCCATTATAGCATCTATCCTAACCGATGGCCCGAATTTTGACGCCGTGTGACAGACGCGATAACAAACCGACATAGCGACGTGGTCGGAGCAAATGGAAGGAGTAAATAGTTCATAGCCAAATTCACCATGGTCGCAATACGGCGGCGTCGTCCCTATACAGTAATGATTTTTCTCACACTCCCGTTCCCATCTCGTGCGTTCAGTATCGGACGGAGGACTCGTGCAGTAATGTATAGGCATGGTCATACAATGTCGTCCCAAAGAGATAGACGTCTCCAATATAGTAATGCTTCTACACCAACAGTTACAAGGAGCCTCCATCAGTGCCGTGATAACCCCTGGTTACAAGTCATACAAGTCATATAAGACATATTGTGTCGCTTACCAAAGACCGTGCAACAACTGTGACGGTTAGGTCGCGATTTTTGAGATGATGGAGCCCAGTTGATTTTTTTATTGTGATATATATAGTGGAGAGACGACAACTCCGGTGCAGGTGCGTTGGCCATTATAGCATCTAGTCCTAGCCGATGGCCCGAATCTTGGCACCGTGTGACAGATGCGATAACAAACCGACATAGCGTCGTGGTCGGGGCAAATGGAAGGAGTTCATAGTTCATAGCCAAATTCGCCGGCACTATACAGTAATGATTTTTCTCACACTCACATTCCCATCTCGTGCGTTCAGTATCGGACGGAGGACTCGTGCAGTAATGTATAGGCATGGTCATACAATGTCGTTCAGTATCGATGGTGCTCCTTTGTCTAGTGATGAAAGGATCTTATCTCatgttttactag belongs to Triticum urartu cultivar G1812 chromosome 7, Tu2.1, whole genome shotgun sequence and includes:
- the LOC125520623 gene encoding protein FAR1-RELATED SEQUENCE 1-like, translating into MRLQPASSMNNFVRQYQKILFDRQSEEDFQEKKTRVGGFVFNLGVPLEYHASKVYTAAMYELFQHAIYFSGSYVLQEACRTELGVVYVVNHIYAERRQAWSRTQYHVLFDQESGGYLCECGLYSHMGMLCCHAIRVMLNLGVREIHHVHIMKRWTKNTCENLPEHLKIYQAGNSALKDATYRHSSLYSKALEIVQMGDKNTEAYGAAMKQLLDAISVLNDTNQESDGLGLHDQAAAPVHDQDTPITPGANNCQDR